Part of the uncultured Fibrobacter sp. genome, TGATGGGCTTCCCCGAACTCTACGAGCTGGGCAAGAAGCGCGACGAACTCTACGCGCTCCCCGAAATGACCGAAGAACAGGGCATGCAGGCCATGGAAATCGAAACCCGCTTCGGCGAAATCGGCGGCTACGAAGCCGACTCCAACGCGGCCGTGCTTCTGAAGGGCCTCGGCATTCCCGAAGAATTCCACTACAGCCTCATGGCAGACTTGGACGCCGGCCTCAAGGTGCGCGTACTCCTCGCCCAGGCACTGTTCGGCAACCCGGATATTCTGTTGCTTGACGAACCGACGAACCACTTGGATTTGGAAACCGTCGGCTGGCTCGAAGACTACCTCGAACGCTTCGAAAACATCGTGATCGTGGTGAGCCACGACCGTCACTTCCTCAATGCGGTCTGCACCCACACTTGCGATATCGACTACGGCAAAATCAACATTTACGGCGGTAACTACGAATTCTGGTATGCAGCTAGCCAGCTCGCCCAGAAGCAGCGCAAGGACCAGAACCGCCGCGCCGAAGAAAAGATTGAAGAATTGAAGGCGTTCATCCGCCGCTTCGCCTCTAACGCCGCCAAGGCCAAGCAGGCCACCAGCCGTAAGAAGCTTTTGGACAAGATGACCGTCGAAGAAATGCCGGCATCCAGCCGTAAGTTCCCGTGGGTCAACTTCAAGATGGACCGCGAACCGGGCAAGATCGTGCTAGAAGTCAAGAACGCCACCATCGACGGCGGCGACGGCATCATCTGCAAGAACTTCGACTTCAGCCTGAACAGTGGCGACAAGGTGGCCCTCGTCGGTGAATACGACACGCTCAAGACCGCCTTCTTCCAGCTCATCGCCGAAGAAACCAAGGCACCCGATGGCGTGCTCAAGTGGGGCAACACCATCAGCTACAGCTACTTCCCCAAAAACAACGACGCCTACTTCGGTACGGACCTTTCCCTCGTGGATTGGCTGCGCCAGTACAGCAAGGAACAGGACGAAACGTTCATCCGCGGATTCCTCGGCCGTATGCTCTTTACCGGCGAAGAAGCCCTCAAGAGTGCAAACGTGCTTAGCGGTGGTGAAAAGGTGCGTTGCATGCTCTCTAAGATGATGCTTGCGAACGCCAACTGCCTGCTCCTCGATGAACCGACCGCCCACCTCGACTTGGAAGCCATCACGGCCCTCAACAACGGCCTCACCGCTTTCCAGGGCCCGATCATCTTCTGCTCCCAGGACCACGAATTCGTGCAGACGATCGCGAACCGCGTGCTCGAACTGACCCCGAACGGCGTCATCGACCGCAGCATCACCTTCGACGAATGGCTCGAAACCAAGAAGAAAAAGAAGTAATATAAAAGGGGGGAAGTCTCCCCCTCGCTTCATAAAAAAGACTTAAAAAGACGAAAGATTTATTCTTTCGTCTTTTTTATTGCGCTACCCTCTCGAGCGGGGGCACCCCGCAACGCCCCCTATTTAAACGAGGAATTTTACTTTGTCACAATCACGCGATTTGCAAACAGCACCTTCGTTCCGCTATCGACGCGAACAAAGTAACTTCCCTTCGCCTTCACAAGTTCCTTGAGCGGAACCGATGTAGAACTGCTGTAATAGCGGCTAGAAAGTTTCTTGCCGTTCATATCGAATACGCTCACGCGTACGCTCGACGCACTCAATGTCAATTCCAAATTTCCGTGGTGATAACCGACGGAAGCATTCGCAACCGTTTTCACGGCAGGCGCAACCTTCGTTGTTCCTTCAGAATTTGACGAACCCATTTCCCAGTCGCTCGGTACGCGGGCAGCGATGCCGCGGCCAGCCGTACTCATGTACACAACGCCATAAGTATTCATATCGCCCATCACGAATTCGCCGTTGGCAAGGCCGCCGTATTCGTGACCGTCGTCATTGACGCGAGTCCAGGTTTTACCCTTATCGTCAGAGCCGAACACACCCGTCACTTTACCGACAGTTGCGAACACATAAATCGCCGGGTAGCCGCCCTTTTCCTTGGGTGCGCCATAACCCACCGCTTCGCAGTAACCGACACCTTCAACCGCAGCCCAAGTGGCACCGCCATCGGTTGAATGCAACAGTTTTCCACTAGCGGGCGTACCATTCGACGGATCCTGAATAGCGACAGGCAGCCACAAGTCGCCCTCGTAGCCCGGAATGGCACGGAACTTCTTGAATGCGCTTTCACCAGGCGTACTCACAGCCTTGAAGCTTGCGCCCGCATCGGAACTCTTGTAGAACTTGCCGTCCGCCTTGGTATAGGCGTAGAACACGTCGTCGTTTTCAGGGTCGCCCACCACATACGCGGTGTTATCGATTCCCGAAACCTTTTCCCAAGTCGTGCCGTTGTAATTGCGATAGACATCGGTCGTTCCTTCCATCGGAACCCAGATGGTGTAAGTACCTTTTGCCGAAAGAGCCACCGTGCCCTTAGCCGCTTTTTCGTCAGGCCCTGTATAGGTCTCGACAGTCCAAGTCTTGCCCGAGTCAAGCGAATACTGCACCGGGGCAATGGGAATTGCATTGTACTGGCCTTCATAGGCGCGCTTGTCAGCCACCTTGGCCAATTTACCGCTCTTGGGAGCATAAGCAAGGCCCTGCGTCGTACCCAGCGATACATTAGAGCCGCCCACATTCGTCTGGTGCCTAAAGGCGGGATATTTTGCGATGTCATCGTGACGGAATCCGTCGTAGTCACCGATAATCGAAACCATCGGGCCGCCCGGAATGCTCACCACTTCAAAGGGCACCGTTTCTTCGACACCATGCGCCGAAAAATGCCACACCTGGTTCATGGTGAGCTGCGGTTCTTCCCAGGAATTCTCCGCTTCCTTGTACACATAATCGCTCAGGTTGTCGCAGCGGAAAATGCCGTTACCCGAAGTCACAAAGACGCGGTTGTTGTCAAACGGATCCATGGCAACGCTACCGGACCAGTGAATAGAACCGTTATGCATCCAGCCAATTCCATTGGCATCCATCTGCTTGGTCGTCGGATACACACCGCCTTCCATCCAGTAATACTTGAAGCTTGCAATCCAGGTTTTGCCGCCATCGGTCGTGTGGTAAATGTTAGTACCCCACTGGTCGCTCCACTTGCCGCTGGTATCGCTCGTGGCCGTGTACCAGAACTGCGGACCACGGTAACCTTCGGTCGTCACCACCATTTCGTTTGCATTTTTCGGATTGATAGCAATACCACCATAAGGGGCAATGTAGGGGTAATATTCTTCGCAAGTCTTGCCGGTGCCGCCTGCGGCTTCGCAGTCGACCATGCCTTTCACGTCCACCTTGTCGTACTTGGCATCGCCGCCTTCGTCCAGGAAGTTTTCCGGAGAAACGTCGGACCAAGTCGCCGACGCCACATCAAGTTGCAGCACCGCGCCACGACCAAAGCCGTCGTAAATCATGCCCCAGCCTTCGTCCCACATCATGGAATGCGGCCCCGCACCATCGGCAAAGGTCACCGTCATCTTCTTGCCATCACCCGAAATCACCGCACGCTGCGGCATCAGGCGCACAATGCTCCCGCCGGCCGTGCGACGCAGAGAATCCGGAATCGGCAAGGCCTTCCAGCTTGCACCGCCGTCAGTCGAGGTGAAAACGTTTTCGAACGTTCCCTTGGCTGTAGTCCCTTCGCGAAGGAACCCCGCGTACATCACCTTGGAACTTCCCGGAGCAAACTGAACAAAGCTGAATCCCGAACCATTCCAAGTCGTATCGCTCCCTGCAGCGGTTTTCCAGGCATCCACATGGCTCCAATTCGTTCCATTATCCGTCGATTTCCAGAGCCCCTTATTCTTGGAGCCATAAAACATTATCTTGGAATCGTTCGGGTCAATCGCCAGGGCCTCGCCGTTTCCGCGGCCCATGCCATTGCCGTGAGCGCCAAAGCGCGTCACCTTGGAGCCCTTGGTTCCATCTTCGTCCCAAGTGTAAAGGACATCCCAAGATTCACCCTTGTCGCTACTGCGGAGGAACGCCGTACGGCCGTTGTTCCAGTAACTGGTTCCCGCCACCATATACACAACGCCCGATTCCTGCGGGTCAACGGCAATGGCCTCGATACCCAAAAGGCCTCGCTCGGAAACATCGACCCAGTCCATCATCGATTCCCAGCGGGCAGTCGATTCATTCCAGCGGTAAGCGCCGCCCACGTCGGTACGGGCATAGAACAGTCCCTTGTCGACCGGAGACGCTATCACGGCGGAGACGAATCCGCCCCCGCCCATGCTCACGTTGCTCCAGTTAAATTCCGCCGTAGCCGCCTGCGAAAGTGCCGCCGTGGCCACCATCGAAAAAGCAATATGCTTCAAATTTTTCATAATCAATCCCAAAACACTTATTTTCCTCAAAAATAAATTTATCCCTCTTCAAATGCCATTTTTTTCGTATCTGCCCCCAATTTCCGTTTTGATACTTTCAACACCCGCGCATATCCAGGTACAAAGCCTCCAAAAAACGCAAAAATCCCGCTCAAAGAGCGGGATTTTCACTTATTAAGCTTTACTCAAATTCTTGGTAGAAGCTCGCAGAGCGAGGCCACTTATGGATTAGCGGCGTTTGCCCTTCTTGCCCTTCTTACCCTTGGCCGGGGCCTTTTCTTCTTCCTTCGGCTCTTCCTTCTTCGGTTCAGCCTTCTTCTTGGTGTCGCCACCGCGGAGATCCTTCATCTTGAAGGAGACGTTCACTTCGGCGGTCGTCACCTGAGAGGCGAGTCCACCCGGATCACGCACCTTGAAGCTGAATTCGTCAAGGCCACTGAAGCCCTTGTTCGGCATATAGGTGAAGGAACCGTCACGTTCGTTCAGGTTGATCTTACCGTTGCGCGGCTTCTGCACCAGCTGCACGGACACCGGCTTTTCACCATCGGGGTCCTGCACACCGGCCATCAGGCCTTCGGCAGCGCTCACCTTGAGTTCTTCACCTTCCTGTGTCATGTAGGTCTGAGCCGTTGCGACCGGAGCGTCGTTTACTGCGATCACCGTGAACAGTGCCGTCTTAGAAGCCTTGGCACCTTCGGGGTCCGTGACCGTGAAGGTAATCTTTTCAGGCTTGCCGTTCCAGTTCGGGTGCGGCTGAGCAACCGTAGCGGTCTTCTTGTACTTGTCGTACTTCACTTCGAGGAACTTGTTGCCGGTAAAAGACCACTTGAGTTCATCGAAACGATGATCCTTGTCGCGAGCAAACTGATCGAGCTTGATTACCGCCAAGACACCGTTGTTGTCGTCTTCCTTGATGGTAAAGTCAGGAATATCGCGCATAATCGGGGCGGCATTCACATGCTTCACGGTAAACTTCACCATGGCCTTGTCAGAAGCACCGGCCGGGTCCTTCGCGGTAAAGATAAGGGTTTCTTCACCGAACCAATCCGGTTTCTTCGGCTTCACGATCGCTTCGCGGTTTCCGTTAATCTGAACAGCGAGGTTCTTTGCACCGGCTGCAGCCCACCTGATTTCGGTGTTCTTGTGGTCGGGGTCAGAAACATACTGGTCAAGCTTAATCGGCTTGAAAGTAGAGCCCTGCAGCGTTTCCTGGTCAGGAATCTTCTTCACGACCGGAGGATCGTTCACCGGCTTCACCGTGAACTTCACCTGGACAGAAGCCTTTTCGCCAGCCGGGTCAAACACGTTCACCGTCACGGTTTCCATACCGTTCCAGTACGGGTTCGGAGTTTCAGCCTGGAGCAAGCCCTTTTCGTTAATCATGAAGTTGATCTCATGCTTCACGGCAGGACCACCCTTACCCTTCTTGCCCTTCACGTTCGGAACATCGTTGTCGAGCGTCCAGGTCAATTCTTCGAGAGAGTTATCGGGGTCGTTCACCATCTTGCTGAAGTCAACCGGAGCAAAAGTTCTCTTTTCTTCGATCACAAACGGCTGCACCGGCTTGAGGGTCGGCGGGTCGTTCACCGGAGTGACTTCGAAGGTAGCCTTAGCAGAAGCGGAGGCACCGGCAATGTCCTTCACCGTGAAAGTGAGGGTTTCCTTACCGAACCAGTTCGGGTTCGGAGTCAGCACCTGGGCACGGGTACCCTTGATATCCACCTTGAGGTCCTTATTGCCGGTCACAGTCCAGTGGAGTTCATTGGGCTTGTTATCCGGATCTTCGGCGGCCTTGGAGAGGTCAACTATTTCGAAACGTTCCTTTTCCTTGATCTTCTGGCCTGCAATATGCTTGATAACCGGAGGATCGTTCACAGGCACCACTTCGTAGGTGATCTGCTGGGTAGCGCGAGCACCTTCGGGGTCATACACGTCAATCTTGATCTTTTCGGTACCGCTCCAGAACTTGTCCGGAGTAGAAACGACGAGTTCCTTCTTTGCATTGATAGAGGCCTTGAGGGCGCGAGCCGGAGCCACTTCAATCTTCAGAGCAGACAGCGGATGATCCGGGTCAGAGATATACTGAGCAAGATCAAGCGGCTTGAAGTGTTCCTTTTCCTGGATACTCTGGATTGCAATCGGCTTGATTTCCGGAGCGTCGTTCACGGATTCAACCTTGAAGCTCACCGTCTTGGAGTCGGAAGCGCCTTCGGGGTCCTTCACAGTGAAGGTCACGTTGCGTTCGCCGTTCCAGTACTTGTTCGCAATCTTCACGCGAGCAATATTCTTGCTGTCGATTTCCACCTGGAAGTCATCCACCGGAGCCGGAGCAGGTTCTTCGGCAGCTTCTTCCTTGGCACCCTTCTTGCCCTTCTTAGCGGGCTTGGCCTTCTTGGCGGGCTTCGGAGCCGGAGCGGCATTCACCTTCGAAACGTTCACAGACCAAGTCAGTTCAGAGAGCTTATGGTCAGGATCGTGTACGAACTTGTTCAGGTCGATTTCCTTGAACGTACCCTTTTCCTTGATCTTCTGGTCAGGAATGTTCTTGAGCACCGGAGCGTCGTTCACGGAGGTGATTTCAAATGTCACCATCTGAGAAGTTTCAGCGCCATCCGGGTCCTTCACGATAAGGACCATGGATTCCGGAGCGCACCAGAAATTCTTGTCCGGAGCAGAAACGGTAAGCACACGGCTCGGAGAAATTTCAGCCTTGAGCTGCTTGTTGCCCGTCACGGTCCACTTGAGTTCGCTCGGCTTGTTATCCGGATCCTTCACGTATTCGTCGAGCTTGATCTGCTTGAAGAGTTCCTTTTCCTTAATCTTCTGGTCAGGAATCTTCTTGGCGATGACCGGAGCGTCGTTCACGCGAGTCACTTCGAAGAGCATCTTGTGGTTGGCAGAAGCGCCTTCCGGGTCGGTCACCGTGAAGGTCACCGTTTCCTTGCCGTTCCACTGCGGATCCGGCACTGCGATCTGGACGGTGTTGTCCTTACGCATATTCACCTTGAGGAACTTGTTGCCAGAGACAGTCCACTTCAGCTGAGCGGTCTTGTGATCCGGGTCAGTAGCGAGGTTAGAAAGGTCGATGGTCCTGAACACACCGTTTTCACGGATAGTTTCACCCTTCGGTGCGCTGGCAGAAATCACCGGAGCATCGTTGATGGAACGCACTTCGTAATGGGCGGTCTTGGAAGCCTTGGCACCTTCCGGGTCAGTCACCGTGAAGGTAATGTCAGCAGCACCGTTCCAGTACTTGTTCGGAATCACGATCGTTGCAACGTGGTTGTTGTCCACCTTGACACTCAGGCCATCCTTGGCAGACGAAGTCGGTTCAGCAGCAGCGCCCTTCTTGCCCTTGGCAGGAGCGGCGGCAGACTTCGCCTTCACGTCGAAGGTCCACTTGAGTTCGGAATTCTTGTGGTCCGGGTCCTTCACGAGGTCGTCAAGCTTGATCTGCTGGAACTGCTTCTTTTCGTCGATGGACTGGTCCTTGAGTTCGCGAACGAACTGCGGAGCATCGTTCACCGATTCCACCGTGAAGACCACAGAGCGGCTGTCAGAAGCACCTTCGGGGTCCGTCACCGTGAACTTGATGGTTTCGGCACCATGCCAGTTCGGGTTCGGCGGAAGCACGGACACGTTGTGGCTAGCATCCATGGCAACCTTGAGTTCCTTGGCACCTTCGATCTTCCACTTGAGCTTGTTCTTCGGATGGTCGAGGTCTTCGACATGGTTGTCGAGAGCGATAGACTTGAAGCTACCCTTTTCCTTGATGGTCTGGCTAGCAATATCCTTCATGACCGGAGGATCGTTGATGGACTGCACGGAGAATGCGGCAGTAGCCTTGGCAGAAGCGCCTTCGGGGTCCGTCACCGTGAAGGTAATCTTTTCGGAACCGTTCCAAAGCGGGTTCGGAGCCTTGATGGACACATCGCCGTCCTTGGAAATGGAAACCTTGAGGTCCTTGTTGCCCGTTACTTCAATCTTGAGCTTGTCGTAAGCGTGGTCAGGATCCTTCACCAGCTGCTTCAGGTTGAACGACTTGAATTCTTCCTTTTCCTTGATGGCCTGGTCGTTGATCTTGCCGATGGTCGGAGCGTCGTTCACGGACTGCACCGTAAAGGTTGCCGTGCTGTGAGCCTTGCCGCCATCCGGATCTTCCACCTTGAAGGTGATTTCTTCGGAACCATTCCAGTACTTGCTCGGAATCACAATCTTCGCCATGCGCTGGCCGTCAACAGTCACCTTGAGCTGCGGAGTATAGCCCTTCGGAGCGCCCTTAGCCGGCTTCACGTCAAAGCTCCAGGAAAGCTGATCCTGCTTGTGGTCGGCATCCTTCACGATATCGTTCAGGTTGATAATCGCGAATTCGCGCTTTTCAGGAATGCTCTGGTCCTTGATGGGCTTCACGAATTCAGGAAGGTCGTTCACGGATTCCACCGTAAACTTCACCGTACGCTTGTCAGAAGCGCCTTCGGGGTCCGTCACCGTGAAGGTAATGTTTTCGGAGCCGTTCCAGAACTTGTTCGGGGTCGTAATGGTTGCCACGCGCTTTGCGTCAATCATGACCTTGAGGTCCTTATTGCCGGAAACGGTCCACTTGAGCTTAGCCTGGTCGTGGTCTTCGTCAGAAGCAAACTTATCGAGTTCAATGGGCTTGAATTCGTCCTTTTCCTTGATAGTCTGGTTCGCGATATCCTTCATGACCGGAGGATCGTTGATAGACTTCACCGTGAACACGGCATCGGACTTGGCAGAAGCACCTTCGGGGTCCGTCACCGTGAAGGTCACCTTTTCAGAACCGTTCCAGTTCTTTGCAGGCATCTTAATCGTAGCGACACCATTCTTGTCGATATCGATCTTGAGCTGCTTGTTACCAGTAACCGTCCACTTGAGGTCCTTAAAGGCATGGTCAGGGTCAGAAGCATATTCGGAGAGATTAATCTGGGCAAATTCATGCTTTTCTTCGATCATCTGGTCCGGAATCTTCTTGAGCACCGGCACGTCGTTTACGGACTGCACCGTGAACAGAGCCTTAGAAGAAGCCTTCGCACCTTCGGGGTCTGTTACCGTGAAGGTGATTTCGGCTGCACCGTTCCAGTACTTGCTCGGAATCTTGATGTTAGCCACATGCTGGGCATCAATTTCGACAGAAAGTTCGCCATCCTTGTTACCCTTGGACGTCGACTTCACATCAACCGTAAACTGGAGGTCAGAAAGCTTGTTGTCGAGGTCGCGAACCATTTCGCCGAGCTTGATCGGCTGGAACTGGCCCTTTTCCTTGATCGTCTGCGGAGCAACCTGCTTCACAAATTCAGGAACATCGTTCACCGATTCAACCGTGTAAGCAACGGAGCGTTCGTCGGTTGCGCCTTCGGGGTCGGTCACCTTGATGACGAGCGTTTCGGAACCGTTCCACTGCGGAGAGGGCGGAACCACCTTCATCACGCGGCCACCGTCGATGGTCACCTTGAGTTCACGGTTACCCGTCACGGTCCACTTGAGCTTTTCCTTGGCATGGTCGAGGTCTTCGACATACTTGTCGAGTTCCACCGGCTTGAATTCGCCCTTTTCCTTGATGGTCTGTTCGGCGATATCCTTCATCACCGGCGGGTCGTTGATAGACTTCATCGTGAGCTTCATCTGCGTAGAAGCCTTGCCACCGTCGGGGTCAACAGCAGTAAAGGTGATGGTTTCGGAACCATTCCAGAGTTCGTTCGGGGTCTTGAAAGAAACTTCGCGGGTCTTGTTATTCAGGTTGACCTTGATATCCTTGTTACCCGTAATGTCGATCTTCAACTGGGAGAAATCGTGATCGGCATCAGAAAGGTAATCTTCGAGCATCACAGAAGCGAATTCGCTCTTTTCTTCGACAACCTGGTCAGGAATCTTCTTAAATACCGGAAGGTCGTTGATGGACTTCACCGTGAAGGTCACAGCCTGCTTGACAGAGGCGCCTTCGGGGTCAGACACGGTAAAGGTCACGACTGCGGAACCATTCCAATTCTGTTCCGGGATTTCAATCGAAGCAACGTGATCGTCGCCCACATTCACAGCCAACGTACCGGACTGGGGTTCCTTGCCCTGGTGCTTCACGTCGGCTTCCCAAGAAAGTTCGGAATTCTTGTGGTCGGCATCCTTCACGAATTCGTCGAGTTTGATCTTTGCGAAGGTCTTCTTTTCGTCGATGGTCTGGTTCGGAATCTGCTTCACGAACTGCGGCACATCGTTCACGGAGTTCACCGTAAAGCTGTTCTCGGATTCGGCGCAGGCACCGGCCGGGTCACAGACCTTGAACTTGATCGATTCAGAACCGTTCCAGAGTTTGTTCGGAATCTTGATGGTGGCGGTCTTGCCGGCAATGTTTACGGCAAGGTCCTTGTTGCCAGAAACGGACCACTTAAGTTGTTCGAAAGAGTGGTCAGGATCCTTAACCAGCTTATCCAGTTCGATAGGCTTGAACTCCTGCTTTTCGTCGATGGTCTGATCCTGGACTTCCTGAACAAATTCAGGAGCGTCGTTCATGGACTTGACCGTGAACTTGGCGGTCGTCTTGGCAGACGCACCGGCAGGGTCGGTCACCGTGAATGTAACGGTTTCGGAACCGTTCCAGAATTCGTTCGGAATCTTGATGTTTGCAGAACCGTACTTGTCGATATCGAACTTCAGGTCCTTGTTGCCCGAAATGGACCACTTGAGCTTCATGACATCGTCATCCACATCGGCCACGTAATCAGTGAGGCTGATGGATTCGAATTCATTCTTTTCTTCGATGGTCTGGTCCGGAATCTTCTGAAGAACCGGAGCATCGTTGATCGGCTTTACAACAAAGTTTGCGGTCTTGGAATCCGAAGCGTATTCACCATCGGTAGCCGTAAACTTAATCTTGGCAGATCCATACCAGTTCTGGTCAGGGATAATGACGGTCGCCACGCGGTTCGGGTCAATTTCCACATTCAGGTCACCGTCGGCCTGGTCCTTCCCCACCGGGGAAATGTCGAATTCCCAAAGAATCTGGTTCTTCGGATGGTCGGGGTCAGAGACGTAATCGTCGAGCTTAATCTTAGCGAAGGTCTTTCCTTCATCGATCGTCTGATCCGGAATCTGCTTCACCACGGGCGGGTTATTCACGGATTCGACGTTGAAGTTCACCGTTTCAGAACCTACGGCACCCTTCGTATCGGTTGCCATGAAGGTAATATCTTCGGAACCGTTCCAATACTGGTTCGGAATTTCTATCGTCGCGATTCGGTCGGGAGATATAGATACCTTGAGTTGCTTGTTGCCCGAAACAGACCATTTAATCTGATTGGGCTTGTCCATGTCGTCGGATACATAGTTGTCCAACTTAATCGGAGCAAATTTTTTGCCTTCGTCGATAGATTCACCCGGAATTCCCATCACCGAAGGTGCGTTATTTTCAACAGCCGGAGCCGCATCGCCAGATTCCTGGGCAACGCCCACGGAAGCAAGTAATCCGGCAGACGCCAAGAGGGCTGCTACAGACCAGTTTTCACGTTTCATTTATGATCTCCCATAAATTTCTTCCAATTACACCTTTTGCTTTCACAAAACTAGAACCGCACCCGGTAGTCCGAGCGCAATTTTACGAGGTCAAATATAATGAATTTATGCGTCAAAAAGCACAAAAACGGCAAAATGTAGCAAAAAAACGCACTTTGTCCTTAGCGGAATTTACCGCACTTTGCGTAACTTATTGAGTATCAACAAGTTAGAAAAATTCCATCCAAACGACGCTTTTAGTGTTAAAAAAATTTACAAAGAATTTACATTCAAACGGAACAAAAAGTTC contains:
- a CDS encoding ABC-F family ATP-binding cassette domain-containing protein — its product is MLNVSNVSLQYGSRVLFKEVNLSFKRGNCYGVIGANGAGKSTFLKILSGELEPNTGEVTKDPGERIAVLKQDHFAYEQNTVLETVMMGFPELYELGKKRDELYALPEMTEEQGMQAMEIETRFGEIGGYEADSNAAVLLKGLGIPEEFHYSLMADLDAGLKVRVLLAQALFGNPDILLLDEPTNHLDLETVGWLEDYLERFENIVIVVSHDRHFLNAVCTHTCDIDYGKINIYGGNYEFWYAASQLAQKQRKDQNRRAEEKIEELKAFIRRFASNAAKAKQATSRKKLLDKMTVEEMPASSRKFPWVNFKMDREPGKIVLEVKNATIDGGDGIICKNFDFSLNSGDKVALVGEYDTLKTAFFQLIAEETKAPDGVLKWGNTISYSYFPKNNDAYFGTDLSLVDWLRQYSKEQDETFIRGFLGRMLFTGEEALKSANVLSGGEKVRCMLSKMMLANANCLLLDEPTAHLDLEAITALNNGLTAFQGPIIFCSQDHEFVQTIANRVLELTPNGVIDRSITFDEWLETKKKKK
- a CDS encoding T9SS type A sorting domain-containing protein codes for the protein MKNLKHIAFSMVATAALSQAATAEFNWSNVSMGGGGFVSAVIASPVDKGLFYARTDVGGAYRWNESTARWESMMDWVDVSERGLLGIEAIAVDPQESGVVYMVAGTSYWNNGRTAFLRSSDKGESWDVLYTWDEDGTKGSKVTRFGAHGNGMGRGNGEALAIDPNDSKIMFYGSKNKGLWKSTDNGTNWSHVDAWKTAAGSDTTWNGSGFSFVQFAPGSSKVMYAGFLREGTTAKGTFENVFTSTDGGASWKALPIPDSLRRTAGGSIVRLMPQRAVISGDGKKMTVTFADGAGPHSMMWDEGWGMIYDGFGRGAVLQLDVASATWSDVSPENFLDEGGDAKYDKVDVKGMVDCEAAGGTGKTCEEYYPYIAPYGGIAINPKNANEMVVTTEGYRGPQFWYTATSDTSGKWSDQWGTNIYHTTDGGKTWIASFKYYWMEGGVYPTTKQMDANGIGWMHNGSIHWSGSVAMDPFDNNRVFVTSGNGIFRCDNLSDYVYKEAENSWEEPQLTMNQVWHFSAHGVEETVPFEVVSIPGGPMVSIIGDYDGFRHDDIAKYPAFRHQTNVGGSNVSLGTTQGLAYAPKSGKLAKVADKRAYEGQYNAIPIAPVQYSLDSGKTWTVETYTGPDEKAAKGTVALSAKGTYTIWVPMEGTTDVYRNYNGTTWEKVSGIDNTAYVVGDPENDDVFYAYTKADGKFYKSSDAGASFKAVSTPGESAFKKFRAIPGYEGDLWLPVAIQDPSNGTPASGKLLHSTDGGATWAAVEGVGYCEAVGYGAPKEKGGYPAIYVFATVGKVTGVFGSDDKGKTWTRVNDDGHEYGGLANGEFVMGDMNTYGVVYMSTAGRGIAARVPSDWEMGSSNSEGTTKVAPAVKTVANASVGYHHGNLELTLSASSVRVSVFDMNGKKLSSRYYSSSTSVPLKELVKAKGSYFVRVDSGTKVLFANRVIVTK